In Mucilaginibacter celer, one DNA window encodes the following:
- a CDS encoding helix-turn-helix domain-containing protein: MIKRNLKHTFSLLNVDYVKLNAKWNYRNVISPYYRIYYIDSGEGELSDAAGSLKLEPGYLYIIPSFTLCSLSCTDYLGQFFVQFFEDSVDGSSLFADNRVILKAKATEMDIALFNRLLQINPGRGINRSDNPKVYEKDIYYKEYQELNNQQNISTYLETQAILTMLTAKFLNPQLFKHPEQKNIPVKIAETLNYILVNLHQDLSVNRLASRANQNVDYFSRLFKQHTGARPLNYINEKRVERAQYLMATSRMSYSEICAQTGFINLSYFSKTFKKLTGTSPSEYKKQMYQVCFNH, translated from the coding sequence ATGATTAAACGAAATTTAAAACACACGTTCTCTCTGCTCAATGTTGACTATGTAAAGTTGAACGCTAAATGGAATTACAGGAATGTAATCAGCCCATATTACCGAATTTATTACATAGATAGCGGCGAAGGAGAGTTGTCAGATGCAGCTGGATCATTAAAACTTGAACCGGGTTACCTGTACATCATTCCGAGTTTCACCCTTTGTAGCTTAAGCTGCACCGACTACCTGGGGCAGTTCTTTGTTCAATTTTTTGAAGATTCGGTAGACGGAAGCTCTCTTTTTGCCGATAACAGGGTGATATTAAAAGCAAAGGCCACTGAAATGGACATTGCTCTTTTCAACAGGTTGCTTCAGATAAACCCTGGCAGAGGGATTAATCGATCTGATAACCCCAAAGTTTATGAAAAAGACATTTATTATAAGGAGTATCAGGAGCTTAACAACCAACAAAATATTTCTACGTACCTCGAAACGCAGGCGATCCTGACCATGTTGACTGCAAAATTCCTAAATCCGCAATTATTTAAGCATCCCGAGCAGAAAAACATACCAGTTAAAATTGCAGAAACTCTAAATTACATCCTTGTCAATTTGCATCAGGACCTCTCGGTAAACCGGCTTGCTTCCCGGGCCAATCAAAATGTCGATTATTTTTCAAGGCTGTTTAAGCAGCACACGGGAGCCAGGCCATTGAATTATATCAATGAAAAACGTGTTGAACGCGCACAGTACCTGATGGCTACAAGTCGAATGTCGTACTCTGAAATATGCGCGCAAACCGGTTTTATCAACCTTTCCTATTTTTCTAAAACATTTAAAAAGCTAACAGGCACTTCGCCCAGCGAATACAAAAAGCAGATGTACCAGGTTTGTTTTAATCATTAG
- a CDS encoding alpha-L-fucosidase, with protein sequence MKRRALIKGLAAGVSSLYLSRGFASSLIQTNLNAETTSGPFKSGWDSLTQYQVPEWFRDAKFGIWAHWGPQCPPERGDWYARGMYQEGKLPEQAPGKEAFVLKIEGAV encoded by the coding sequence ATGAAAAGAAGAGCATTAATAAAAGGCTTAGCCGCAGGCGTATCATCGCTGTACCTGTCGAGGGGATTTGCAAGTAGCCTTATTCAAACAAATTTAAACGCCGAGACCACTTCCGGACCATTCAAGTCCGGCTGGGATTCGTTAACCCAATACCAGGTACCCGAATGGTTTCGTGATGCCAAATTCGGGATTTGGGCGCATTGGGGCCCGCAATGTCCGCCCGAACGGGGCGACTGGTACGCACGGGGCATGTACCAGGAAGGCAAACTGCCGGAACAGGCTCCTGGTAAAGAAGCGTTTGTTTTAAAAATAGAAGGAGCTGTATAA
- a CDS encoding glycoside hydrolase family 97 protein, which translates to MMNLKACCNFVAATLMTIPAFAQSFKLVSPDKKVIVEVSNTGSLKYTVSSDGLTIVYPSLLGFEFKDEPAMGTNMTVTDHKEHSINQTWVPVVKAKHSLITDRYNELELNLIEKSAPMRRMTMWFRAYNDGVAFRYQLFGADKIGDGQIVKELTDFNLSAKAKTWVADYGSYTSSQETEFKAKNLHHITNKTIAGLPLLVELDEHHYAAFTEANIDNYPGFYIGSTQTDTVATEKISLTTKLSPLPGEGEDGVKARFTNNVFTPWRVVMLAGTPGKLIESELIQNLNPPCVLKDAGWIRPGMSAWDNWWSGDVKVDMPTIKKYIDLASKEHWPYMLIDWQWYGPFNRPDADITKVAPQLNMPEILAYAKAKNVKCWLWLYSSDVNRNDNFEKAFPLYEQWGIAGIKIDFMDRDDQQMVNWYRLIIQTAAEYHLMVDFHGAFKPDGIERTYPNMVTREGVLGEEYSKFSTRITAGHNTTLPFTRMLAGPMDYTPGGFINVKKSDFRQGSPTQIMNSRCAELAKFVIYESPFTVYCDAPENILGQPGADFLNKIPTVWDDIKVLGGYPGQYVIIAKRSGKDWYIGAMTNESERTIQFKTDFLPAGNYILTSWADVLSFPKNLTRSERTVSANSVINIRMDSAGGWVGKITGK; encoded by the coding sequence ATGATGAACCTAAAAGCCTGCTGCAACTTTGTTGCTGCCACTCTGATGACAATTCCGGCTTTCGCACAATCCTTTAAGCTGGTATCGCCGGATAAAAAAGTTATTGTGGAAGTGAGCAATACCGGCAGCCTGAAATATACTGTTTCAAGCGATGGGCTAACCATCGTTTATCCTTCATTACTCGGTTTTGAGTTTAAGGATGAACCGGCGATGGGGACCAATATGACTGTGACCGATCATAAGGAGCATTCCATAAACCAAACCTGGGTACCTGTAGTAAAAGCCAAACACAGCCTGATAACCGACCGTTACAATGAACTGGAATTAAACCTGATAGAGAAATCAGCACCAATGCGCCGCATGACGATGTGGTTCAGGGCTTATAATGATGGGGTTGCTTTTCGCTACCAGCTATTTGGGGCTGATAAGATAGGCGACGGGCAAATCGTAAAAGAACTTACTGATTTTAATTTATCTGCAAAAGCAAAAACCTGGGTTGCAGATTATGGCAGCTACACCAGTTCGCAGGAAACTGAGTTTAAAGCTAAAAACCTGCACCACATTACCAATAAAACCATCGCGGGCTTACCCCTGCTGGTAGAACTGGACGAACACCATTACGCCGCTTTTACAGAAGCCAATATTGATAATTATCCTGGATTTTATATCGGCTCAACGCAAACTGACACCGTTGCAACCGAAAAGATCAGCCTGACCACTAAGCTGTCGCCCTTGCCCGGCGAAGGTGAAGATGGTGTTAAGGCGCGCTTTACCAATAACGTGTTTACCCCATGGCGTGTAGTAATGCTGGCAGGTACACCGGGTAAACTGATCGAATCTGAACTGATACAAAACCTTAATCCGCCGTGCGTACTTAAAGATGCCGGCTGGATCAGGCCAGGCATGAGCGCCTGGGACAACTGGTGGAGCGGAGATGTAAAAGTGGATATGCCAACCATAAAAAAATATATTGACCTGGCATCAAAAGAACACTGGCCTTATATGCTTATTGATTGGCAATGGTATGGACCGTTTAACAGGCCTGACGCGGACATCACTAAAGTTGCCCCGCAGTTAAACATGCCGGAGATTTTAGCCTATGCTAAAGCAAAAAATGTTAAGTGCTGGCTTTGGCTCTACAGTTCGGATGTTAACCGGAATGATAATTTTGAAAAAGCGTTCCCCCTTTACGAGCAATGGGGTATTGCGGGTATAAAAATTGATTTTATGGATCGCGACGATCAGCAGATGGTAAACTGGTACCGGCTGATTATTCAAACCGCGGCGGAATATCATTTAATGGTTGATTTTCATGGCGCTTTTAAACCAGATGGCATTGAGCGGACATATCCTAATATGGTAACCCGCGAGGGTGTTTTGGGAGAGGAGTATTCCAAGTTTTCTACCAGGATAACAGCAGGGCATAATACCACCTTACCCTTCACCCGGATGCTGGCCGGGCCAATGGATTATACTCCAGGCGGCTTCATCAATGTAAAGAAAAGCGATTTCAGGCAAGGAAGCCCTACCCAGATAATGAACAGCCGTTGTGCCGAGTTAGCCAAATTTGTGATTTATGAAAGCCCGTTTACGGTTTACTGCGATGCACCTGAAAATATCCTGGGGCAGCCTGGTGCCGATTTTCTAAACAAGATTCCTACCGTTTGGGATGATATTAAAGTACTTGGCGGTTATCCCGGCCAATACGTTATTATCGCCAAAAGAAGCGGGAAAGACTGGTATATTGGCGCGATGACCAACGAATCAGAAAGAACGATACAGTTTAAAACGGATTTTTTACCAGCCGGCAATTACATACTGACATCATGGGCAGATGTATTATCGTTTCCCAAAAACCTTACCCGGTCTGAAAGGACGGTATCCGCTAACTCTGTAATCAACATTCGTATGGATAGCGCAGGCGGATGGGTTGGTAAAATAACAGGGAAATAG
- the fucP gene encoding L-fucose:H+ symporter permease — protein sequence MTKNNTLFPFILITSLFFLWGFAHNLDPILIPHLKKSFTLTTVQATLVDSAVFIAYFLMALPAGFIMKKYGYKAGIITGLLVFALGSYLFIPAANTQQYTFFLVALFIIACGLTILETAANPYASSLGNPATSTQRLNFAQSFNGLATTLAPIIGARIILTKGYTEIQLNRMTEEGRKLALAAEASSVKMPYFILGSVLLFIAILFAFTRLPRIKQHEGHAASKNIFHALKHRHLAWGVAAQFFYVGAQVCVFSLFILYATKSAGITELKAADYLGLCGFAFLAGRFIGTFLMRYYSSALLLAVYAGVSALLCIIAVLGHGMITIYTVIGICFFMSIMFPTIFALGIKDLKADTEFGSSLIIMSIVGGAVLPRAFGYISDITGNIQYGYLVPMVCFAVVAYFGLKGHHVKVKPENIPVSAIL from the coding sequence ATGACAAAGAATAACACGCTTTTTCCTTTTATATTAATAACCAGTTTATTCTTTCTGTGGGGCTTTGCGCACAACCTCGACCCTATACTGATACCACACTTAAAAAAATCGTTTACGCTGACTACGGTCCAGGCCACCCTTGTTGATTCGGCGGTATTTATAGCCTATTTCCTGATGGCTTTACCGGCCGGTTTTATCATGAAAAAATATGGCTACAAAGCGGGCATTATTACCGGCCTTCTTGTTTTCGCATTGGGCTCATACCTGTTTATACCTGCCGCCAATACGCAACAATACACGTTTTTCCTGGTAGCTTTATTTATTATAGCATGCGGATTAACTATTTTAGAAACCGCAGCCAACCCCTACGCCTCCTCATTGGGCAACCCGGCAACATCCACACAGAGGCTTAACTTTGCACAATCGTTTAACGGGCTGGCCACCACACTTGCACCGATAATTGGTGCACGTATTATATTAACCAAAGGTTATACAGAGATTCAATTAAACCGAATGACAGAAGAAGGCCGAAAACTGGCGCTGGCTGCCGAGGCATCATCTGTAAAAATGCCTTATTTTATATTAGGTAGTGTGCTGTTATTTATAGCCATACTTTTTGCATTTACACGCTTGCCACGCATTAAGCAACATGAGGGACATGCAGCCAGCAAAAACATTTTCCATGCCTTGAAGCACCGTCACTTAGCCTGGGGTGTTGCCGCCCAATTCTTTTATGTAGGCGCCCAGGTTTGTGTTTTCAGCCTGTTTATCCTTTACGCCACAAAATCGGCCGGTATTACGGAACTGAAAGCGGCAGATTACCTTGGTTTATGTGGTTTCGCATTCCTGGCAGGCAGGTTTATCGGTACATTTTTAATGCGGTATTACAGCTCGGCACTTTTACTTGCGGTTTACGCCGGCGTGAGCGCTTTGCTTTGTATAATTGCCGTATTAGGTCACGGCATGATCACCATTTACACCGTAATCGGTATATGTTTCTTTATGTCGATCATGTTCCCAACGATATTTGCGCTTGGTATAAAAGACCTGAAGGCAGATACGGAATTTGGCAGCAGTCTCATCATCATGTCGATAGTTGGCGGCGCGGTTTTGCCGAGGGCTTTCGGCTATATCAGCGATATAACGGGCAATATTCAATATGGTTACCTGGTACCTATGGTTTGCTTCGCCGTGGTGGCATATTTCGGGTTGAAAGGTCACCACGTAAAAGTAAAGCCCGAAAACATACCGGTATCAGCAATTCTTTAA
- a CDS encoding response regulator — MEKVLNCLVIEDDKDVNAFVCDMVNQTAFLNLAGNYFSADAALETLQNRNIELLILDINLPAIDGVCLLLKNC; from the coding sequence ATGGAAAAAGTGCTGAACTGTTTGGTTATAGAAGATGATAAAGATGTGAATGCCTTTGTTTGCGATATGGTAAACCAAACAGCCTTTCTTAATCTTGCCGGGAATTATTTCAGCGCTGATGCCGCCCTGGAAACATTGCAAAATCGAAATATCGAACTCCTGATACTTGATATTAATCTGCCCGCGATAGACGGAGTTTGTTTATTGTTAAAGAATTGCTGA